The window CATTCTGTGTGACAAATCTGTGCTGGgattttgttattgttgttgtttgaaGGGAAGTCCCTGAGGGTACAGTTCACTTTTTAATCTGCAGCCCTAAAGTGCTGGACATTAACCCTCCCCAGGCATGCACAGGCATGAAAAAACATCTCTGAGAAACTGCAGCTGCCTTTATTTGTGTGCATCACAGCAGAGATGAGGTAAAGGCTCACCATCTCAAAAGCCATGTTAGACTTGTTTCTCATTGCTGTAAGGACCTAAATTCCAGTTGGTGCCATTTTTGTTAGAGTAGCACCTTCAATTCATGACATTTCTTCATTTTTGTCAAACATGGCAATCTAATAAAGACACTAGGTCAGACTGCTCTTAGCATTTTTGTGTTCTAGACCCAGAAACAGCATTTATTTATGACATTTCAGTGCCCAAGTAATGCATTTACTCAGTGCACTCCCAGGCATTTATTTTAGCAGTCTTTGGCTTTGGTACCTCATCATACCATAACTGTGGAATTTACAATGTAAAGGGACAAAATATAGGTGGAGAGGAAGGTTATCAACTTTATTTCCTTGCACTGCAATGTTGTTTTGCAGCCCAAGCCCTTTCCCTAGTTAATCCCTTCAGATTTCAAGGCTCAGCAGCAGAAGAGGATGGGAGCAATCAGCTCATTAACCACAAGTATTAGAAGTCACTCCATGCCTGATCTGCTGTCCACACCCAGTAGCTGTGCAGCAGCTTTGAATAAGACATTGTCCAATAAATGCATTTTTCCCAGCCCTCAAGTGGCTTCTGTGAGTCACAAATACAccccaaggaaaaaaaccacaaaaccccaagGCCACAAACTTCAACAAACATAAAATTCTGAAACGCAAATAAGAAGTcctcagctcagcagggatgACAGCAGAGGGCCCAGCACACCTTTCATGCCCCACAGGGGTCACAATTCCTGCACATCTCACTGTTTATGTGCACAGTGCTCCTCCCCACGAGTATCTCTCCTCCTCTGACCCTTcctgaggcagctgctgccaagatCTGTCTGTGTGAAGGCTCAGCACCCCAGAATCCTCGTGTGCCAGCTTGCAGCCCCGTTGCAGGACCTGTCTTTTGACTTCttagggagcacagcacagcaaagTGCAAGTTTCCCTGCAAGTCTGATGAAAATGATTCACATCACAAGTTGGTTTGTCTGTAAAATGGGTCTTCTGATGAGAAGCTCTGCCTGCTGTCTGGAAATGTGGCTCAGAGCACCAGCAAAGTTGCATTCTTCTTACAGATCCACTCCTTTAAGGTCTGGCAGTTGTCTGTCTGGATCAGGTTTTTCCTTCTGTAAACAGCACAGTTTTTGTCACCCTCAGTGCTTTTTAGAGCTGTCCTGCTGAGAGACCAAAAGGAATGCAATGAGTTGCTGGGTTTAAACTCAGCACTGCTTACAAATCCTGGTGATGCTCTGGGTGAGGGGCGTGGATGATGCCCACTTGACCACCCCCTTgaagcacagcagctgtgcagagGTGGGTTGGGCACCCCCAGCAGGGACTGCTGGCTTCTGAGGGATGGATGCTTGGCATTATTAGTGTTACAAAGATAAGGATCCTCCCCATGCAGCCACAGTGCTGAAGAAAGCTGCAGAGATCCCAGCCAGTGCTATGTGGTGACAGGCAGCACATGGTCTGCAAAGTGACAGAGTTTGTTGGCAGGGATTTCAGCAGAAGTGTGTAATTATATCACTGCATTAATAAATATATGAGCTGTGGCTGTGGTTAGTCCTGGAGGCAGAAATCAGTTTCCCAAAGTGCCCAGCAGGAACCTGTTGATCTGGAACTGGCCATGAAATAGACTGAATAGGTACCTGAGGCTGCAGGCTTAGATCTGTGCTTTGGGTAATTAGCTCAGATTCAGAATGGTATTTCCAAGCAGGGATATTGCACTTTGCTTTCCCCAAAGATATCCTCCCCCCCAAAAATCATCACCTCTTTTCTTTTACTCTGTGATCTTCCACTGAACTCTGTGTTTTCTCCATGTCTTCGATGTCCGAGCCAATCCAGATATATTTGGTATCTTTATCTTTGCTGTCTATAAATTCCTGTGGAATGATTTGAAGGATGTTACCTGACAAAAGAGCTTTCTTGCTGTGCCCAGGTCATGCTCCTGCCTCATGCAcagcttttatttccttttgaagAGCAAGGGCAGGGATGCAgccatggcagagcagcccctCACATCAGCCCCCACACACAACCAGCCTCCTCTCTTCCCAGAGCCAAGCAGTGGAAAGTCCCCAGCATTTCCTCTTCCCAGTTTAAACCACTCTGGCTTCCACACTTGACACCTCTTGTGCTTCTCCtcttcagctctgctctgctgacatTCCCAAACCCAGCTCCTGTGCAGAGAGACTCAGATCCTTTCCCTGCTGGGGCTCTTGTTTGTCTATGTGTACTCCTGACATCCAGGCCATTTTCTCTTGGAGAAATGTTTGGCTGAGGCCTGTCACTGCTGCAAGACTCACCATCTCAATTTCATCCTCAAAGACAAGCAGCTGGGATTTCCTGGCCAGGCAGTTTTTCTGGCTGTCCTCCCAGCTCCTGGCCTCCTCAGAGAAGAAGTAACATCTGCCCCTGtgcagctgccagccagggggaCACAGCTCACACGTTGTCCCTGTGGGTGGAAGGGGGAATATTTAGCTCCTGCAATGGATGGAATTTTCCCCCCTGTTTATGAACCATTGTCTGGAAAGTGTTCTCCAGGACAAGAGGAGGATATATGGCATTTCtgacagcagctcctggcagatAGAAACGTAATGAAAATACTGGAAACTTTATATCAACAGAGGAGCAAGACTATCGTGATTGAAATGTTACTTTAGGTTTTGTTACCACTGCTCTGCAGGAGCACCATGAGTTCCCATAAACTACAGGGTGTCAGAGAAATGGGAACAGAGACAACAGAACTTTGCACACCACACATCCTCTCTGCTGGAAAGGAGCAACGTGCCTCACCCTGTCCATCTTCACACAGCTCCTCCACGAGCTGTTTCAGGAGAGCTGCTGAGACAGTCCTCTCTGAAGAAATGTCACTGCTGGTGCTGTTCAGACCATACTGGGGCAAACTTCCTGATTTTCCTGCTATGCCCTTCAAAACTGGAACAGCCCAAagtaaacaaaaattaaaaaaaaaaaaaaaagagagaaagaggtcaTGGTTAACAGCAAGAATAAGGAAATGCAGTCTTTGTACCCAGAGCTGGTCTGGGAATGTGAGGATATCTCTGTGTACATTGCCTGGTACAGATACAGTTAGGAGCAAACTCAGTGAGTAAAGCTCAGTGAGCTAAACCCTCCTGAGAAGATGTTCATGGCATGGCCTGGCTTGGAAAGACTTTAAAGATAATttcattccaacccccctgccatgggcagggacacctcccactatcccaggttgctcagagccccatccagcctggccttggacactgccagggctggggcagccacagctgctctgggcaccctgtgccagggcctcaccaccctcacagggaacaatttcttcctcatatccaatgtaaacctgctctctgccagtgtgaagccattgctccctgtcctgtcactccaggcccttgtcaggAGTTTCTCATTTCCTGTATTTGTGTACGAGTTGACACCTTTTAGTGTGCCACTAAGGGAATTTTTCTCTCAGCTCTGTCAGAGGTTTAGCCATGTCTGCAGTGAAGGggtgaagcaggaggcaggatcTACTCACACTGCTTGGCTTGTATGGCCACAATTCCCAGCAGGATGAGCACGAGGACTGCCAGGACCAGCGCCACGTAGAACCAGGCTGAGCTCCTGTGCTGGCAGcctgcagggaggcaggaggaagaGCACCTTAAGGTCCTGGCACTCTTAAACTTAACCTTAACACTGGGGAAACAACAGAGAAATCATCTGCCTAAAATCAGTCTACTGTCAGGAGGATGCAGTGGCATTTAACTTATTAAAAATCTGCATCCATTTTGCACACATGGAAGTGAAATCAAAATCTGTTTGGTCAGACAGAGCAAGTGCTTGTCAGCCTTTAAGAATTTGCCTTTTCTCCTTTGACTTATTTTTCTCAAGCGTTGCCTCCTCTCACCTACCCGCACACAGCCTGCAGGACCTTGCAGAGCAGTTCAGGGAAAGTATCAAGGATGGGCTGTGGTGTCAGGGATGGGCTGTGGTGTCTGTCAGGGATGGGCTGAGGTGTCAGGAATGGGCTGTGGTGTCTGTCAGGGATGGTTGTGGTGTCAGGGATGGTTGTGGTGTCTGtcagggatgggctgtggggtGTTGCTCCTCTCTGCTCCCAAGCGTTACTGTTCCGGTCCTGCAGTGCAAAGATAACTTCCCTAAATGCACAGGAAAAAAAGCCCCATACTGACACCCCCTGGCACGGCACAGGGAGGTGCATCAAACCAAGCATCTCTCCAGCTGTTTGGCATTTGTGTGTGTCAGAGGAAAACCCTCAGGAAGCTGCAGAACCGAGGAGATTTGGGGTTAAGGTGCCAGTGCCACAAGACAGATGTGCACTGTCATGACCTCTGTTTCCCTGACCCTGCCTGTGTGAGATGAGCAACTGCTCCATTCTCTGGCTGCCTGACCTATCTGGTGTGATGTTCCCAGTGCAGGGAGGGTGACAATCACCAGGCACTAATGGCACAGAGAGACCTGGGCATTACCCTGCCTCCAAAGCCAAATGCATCCCTGGGACTCTTCCCCCATGAGTGTTCTACAAAAACCATGGAATTTTTCTTTGCTTTACTACATTTCCCATGTAGGGCACAAAAGcatttttagaaattatttttaaaacatccttcagtattatttttaaaaggaaagtgTAAAATCTGAGAAGCCAGGAAGAAAAACAGCAGATGAAATGACAGATCAGCCCTTCATTGAGAGAGAGTACATAAAAGCTCTTGATAGCAGGTTTCACTGGTGGGCAATAGGAAAAACTCCATCTATAAATAGTAACCAAACAAAATTGCACAGTACCAGGAGCGGAagtctctgctctgctgctcccttgGGGCTGGGGCTTCACATGCAGCTCAGCATACGTGATGGTGTTTCCTGTAGGGAGAGGGCAGCGCTGACATTTGTGCCTCTGCCAATCACCAGGTGGAGGAACAATAAAGGCGGAGCTTGCGTGAAAAGGGAGGTGTGTTTCCAGGGCTGCTTGTTCAGCATTTTCCTTTTCCTAGGCAACGGCAGGCAAGACGATGATTTaccacttcctcctgctgtcaGGCGGGAAAAGCCTCCTCCATAAGCTTTGAACTGCTGGGTGCTgtgtggctggagcaggagccaAACAGGCTGAAGGATGGGAAGGATCTGGATCCTGTCCATGGCAAGCACCCCATCTGTTGCTAAGGCATCTCAGAGGGTACCCCAGGGGCTGGAGGGGCACCAGACCCACCACTGCTCTGTGGGGCAGAGAGGTGCCAAATGCCAACCAGCACTCAGAGAAATGCTGCTGCAGCAAGGCAATTCCTGGGGGCATTCCTGACTTGTGAGTGCTTATCCCAGGATATTTCAggtgctgcctgcagcagcaaTGGACCTGAGGGTTGAAGACATCCTTTTCCAAAAGCACGttgccaaaacaaaaccaaaactggcATTAAAATCTCACGGTGTGGGTTCAAGGCACGTGGATTCTTTCTGAAGATGTTTTCAATATAATTTACCTGGGTATTTTGCAGAGCTACTGGTTTGTGTTATGGAAGGTATTTGGACCTTTGGGACACTGCTTTTGGTTCCATAAATGGAGAGATTTTTATCCATCTGTATCAAGAATAAGCTTCTGTGTTACCACCCTAGTTTGTGACCACTGCGGCTTTTAAAAGAAGTGTTGTATTAAATTTCACTGGTCAGGGAAAAACTTGGTAGAGGAAGAGAGTTTCATTAGGTTTAAATGAGGCAGCATTTCATATGAGAATTACTGAAGTATGGAGAGGTTTTACAGTTAAAAAACCAACTGAGAACCTGATTGGCAAAGAAGGGTTATTCATATAGGGGAGACAGTCTATGCTTTAGAGAATATGACCTAATACAATTGGTTGTTTGCTTTCTTTCAAATTATTAATTCAATGAACTACAGAAAATTTGTGAATTAAATGTAGTTGTTCTTAAATCAAATGCCCTAAAAGTTTTTCTTCTTAGAATGTAAATAATTTTCCAAAAACACTCAGgacttttaaacttttaaatgcatTAGCCCTGTAAATGGAGGTACTTCTAAAATAAGTATTTTAGACATTGTGCTACTGTTAGTAAATAATTTCTCTCTCAAATGCACGTTTATTCCTTCAAAAATATCTCTAAGCctgtaagaaaaaaaaactcATCCATGCAAGCTGAATATTTAACACAAATCATTCCTTCTATTACAGTGTGTATGGGCTGGTATGATTATTTGAATGCTGGAATTATTATTTGAATGCAGAGTCCTCGGAAGTCAGCAGGAGGCTTTAAAACACCACATAACCTTAATTCTGCCAGATGCTTCTACACCCTCACCTAATTCAACAACAAGGTGGAGATCTCTGTCAGCCACTGAAACAGAAATTTCACTGCACTTCCCTGTGCCTGTTGTCAGGTGCAGAAAACATCCCTGTGTATTGGAAGCTTCTGCCCGGTGAATGTGCAGCCAGGGAGTGGCCTGGGAAGGTCCCTGAGGGAATGGTGTGTCCAGATGTGGGCCAGCACATCCAGGGGTCTGGGGGAAGCTCCAGAGGCTCCAGGTGGCCCTGGTCAAcgcccagagcagcccaggaggTTAAGGAGGGGAATAAGAAGTTAAGGGCACAACCAATAGCAGGCTACAACTGCTTGTGGGTTAGTTTGGTGGTAGAATTCAACTCTCCTTGGTTTGTCCTTCTCCCAGGGAAAGTTCTGTGTAGCCACTCAGGATTCATAATCAGGCAGCTCTCAAATTATCTGTGAGGGAATCGGGACACAAAAACTGCTGGAGTCTTTCGCTGGAAAATGGATTCCCAGGTGTGTTAATCCTTGCTGGGATTTAGGAACACTTTTCTACTTGTGAAAAATGcattattttatgattggcttttcacaaatattaaaatgaatattagatgtgttgtgttagaaagttatgctgtattaattctctgaaatgatgtgttaaatatagttttaggttataaaaaatgttaaaatagaaactatgctatgtaagatactttttttaaagaaaggactcacaccgaggtagcagccacaggacacctaaatctttcagagaaaaagaatttattgttctcttatcagaagaaattaacttcttcctgccttgaaggcgctattaggattcagaggaagaagctgacactgaccagacagaatcctgtgtttgaatggaattcatgcatcatgtatgaggtgtatgaatatgcaacaggctgttgtttttaagggttaatcctctgttaacgtgtgtcctttatcgggctcgtgctgcccagaaaaaggaacCCTGGcagtccgtaactctttgtttttattgtctcatattgtccaattcaatttgtccaaattattattactccaattgtattactatttttgataaccattttattattgttaaacttttaaaattttaaaaacaaatgattggcatttttcacatactGTTGGACACCTGTTTGAAGCACATGCACAGTAACAGCACCTGCACCTAGCAAAGCCTGGGCACAGATAGTGCCATTGCTAAATCCTCCTCAACACACTCTGGCAGAGCATCCAGGAATCCCCTCGTCCCTATTGTAAAGCAGGGGACCCAGCATCTGGGAGAAATTATGCATCTGACTCTATGGATATccgaaggctaattaattactttattacacTGCATTgttttatactatattacactatatctacactgaaactgcacaagcactcaactCCACTGCACAGAATCTTGTGACTCTCTCCTGACCAACAGTCTGGACACACACATGGCCCTGAAACAaggcaaggaaacaaaacaccatcactttgggtaaacaatctccatattgcattccactttggcacaacacaggagcagcaaatgagataagaatcgGTTTTTCCTTCTCTGAGGTTCCTGGCTGTGACTCCCGGAAAATatccctggggagctgtgccttgcttttctctgtgaagagaaatgtggccccACGTCCCTGTTATCCAGAGCACATGAGTGACAGCTGAAGTCCAGCTGCAATCCAAGCCCAATCAAACAAAATGTATTTGAGTATAATCAATATACTCAAATATATTGAGTATATAAACACTGAAGAAAAGATTAGTTAAGAGATTTTGTCTCTGTATATTTGAGATAGAATAACTAAGGCTTGTAGAACTACTGCGTGGATCTCTGGTGCCTGTTTCTTAAAGGGGATGGAAGCACTGGAGTATGAACAGAACAGCCACAAAAATGATTAGCATTTTTGAGAGGTTAAATATTTAAAGGGAACGGGGCATTGAGAAATCACTTAATTACCATGGCCAGTAGCTTCATATGAGAAAATAACATGAGTTAAAATCAGTTCAACAAAAGTTTACTAAGAGCCATCCACATATTAATGATAAATTTCATTGGAACTGGCGTGTCCAAAATTGAGCTTTTCCTTTAGACAGCATGATCAAGGACTAGTTTTGGATGTCTTCTAATCAAGATTTGATGTCTGTCTCCCTTCACAAATAAGTTTTATCACTTTGGATATTGGGTAAAATTCCAGGCAAGACCTCTTTGTGTTGCGCAGGTTAAAGCAGTGCAAACAACATCCATAGGTGCATGAACACAGAATTTAAGGCAGTATTTCATGCCATATATATAATAAAGTGTatttatattacatatatataaatatatatgtaatatataaaaatatatatatataataaagtgAACTAATTTTTATCTTTTGGATACCACTCTTGTAAAAATGTATAAAAGCTATTATTTTCTGTCATTTAAGTGCATGTATTCAGAGCACCATCATCACTATTAATCTCCATTGTAAGCAGAACATGTAAAAATGCTCATTACACAATGCTGTTTCCTTAAGGGATTAAATACAATAATTACTAATGAAAGCATGAAAATATCCTTAGTCTGATGCAACAAGAATTTCCTATTTGCTCATAATAAGCTGTCATTCATGTTAGATGTCATCCAGAATTTTGTCCAAATGCTTTCATGAatgaattacatttttttttcaagtaataGAAATGCCACTTCTTCAGAAAATTTATTATAAATCATCTCCTTACCCTGAATACTGGCTTAATCCTTTGGGGCTTTTTTACAAAAATGTGAAATGATCACAGATTGGTAATTTGGTTCTGAAAAATCACCACTGGAAAATtaaagagaaagagcaggaagtttttAGGGGACATTCAGTACTTCCTTCAGTGACAGTGGCTGCACTTTAGACTGCTACTTGTTTCCTGATTTCCTGGTTAATTTACTGCTCCTTTTCCATGAACATAAACATTGACCTGATTTGTGGGCTAGGTAGTAATTCAGTGGAGCATTGTCTTGATCATGTtactaatttaaaaagaaatattatgCTCATTACTCAACCAACAAacactttttctttctcattctGTTACTTAAAGCCTGGGACCAGACCTGATCTGCTGTTCTTTGGTGCTTCTGCCTTGGAGCAGCTTGGCTGATTTGTACTGTGAGGATCTCACTACTCCACCTTCTTGCCCTTCCCATGCAGCATCTTAAGGCATTCTCCTAGTTTTACCCAACTTAAAATGtgagagggaaagagagagagagctcaGGAGAGCAGAGAGTGTGTGCCCAAGAGGTTTTACCTGGGTTTGGTGTCCCTGGAGGAGCGCGGGGCCTTTCCCTCGGCAGCATCGCCACGGCCGCGTAGGTGACGTCCCCTGCCATCCGTGAGCCTGTCCTCAGAGCTATGGAAAAAGCAGCCTTAACTCAGTCATTTGCATCCTGTCTCAGGTCTGCCTGCCTCCAAAACACTCACATGCTGTGCTATGGCTCTGAGGAAGGCTgagaaacacaaaaaaaggaagTCACTGAGCTACTTCTTTCAGCGCAGCTTCAAAGCCTGTTTTCAGCCACCATTCTGTCTCTTCTTGCCCTTCAGAATACAGGAGCAAATGAAGATTAAAGCCCATCATTTTCACTAATATATGAGAAAATATATGAGATAATATATGAGAAAAAATCTCGTTGGTCAAAGCAGAGGAAATTCTCTAAGGAATGCCCAAAAATGGACTTACACAGGTATGAAAGGTTTGCTGGTTCTCAGGAGAGTAGGGAGTACAATTTCAGTGCTGTGGCTGTTTTGTGCTCCTGTGCATGATCTGACACAGCCTATCCACCTGAAAGGAAGACAAACAACAAGTACATGTAGCACTGTAAGATGTCTTGGGGTTAATGTACTGCAACCACACAGCTTCAAACATGTAACTCAAATTCTAACCTGCTCCACCCACGAAGCACTTTAATGGTTTAACAGCTGAATTTACATGATATTGATGATGCATTAATATGAGCTcaaaataaaacttaaaaaaccATGATCAATGCTTTTTACAAGAATGTTTCCATACTTTACTGTAACAGTAGTCACAAGGAGCTGCTGTTCCTACATTGCTTGAACTATTTCCTGCTTGAGCCAACAACTCCACAGATGGAAAATCTGAGTTGCCTTTATGACCTTAAACTCCTTTTTCATTGTCCACATGTTTGGTGCAGGATATTTTGATGACATTGTTTTTGTCCTGTGTTTCAGGTCAGGGGAAAGCCTCACAGATTTTAATTGAAACATGAACACCTTCTAAAACCTAAAAATACGTTTAAAACACTCAGACATGGAGTCCTGAGCATGACATTTCCTGCTCTGGGTTTTGTACCTTATTCCCACTTAAAAAATTCCCTCCAAGTTCAACACAGAAAAGGTCTGAACACCTACATGGGTATATTGAAAATAACATTTACACAGGCTGTTTGCAGGGTTTTGTTACATTCAAAGGGACCTGATAAAACCCAAAGTTTGGGGCTGTGAACTCCTATTACTGACTTTTCCCTTATGATGTTCAACGCTGGTAATGGTGTTAAGTGCACAAACAAAAAGGtgttgggggagaaaaaaaagaagaacctTTGATAGTCATGGAACAGATTAGTCAGAAGTGCTGCCTGAGTATGATTTATAAGCAATGTATCTCAATCATGAGGGGTTCATTATCTGATAATGAACAATAAATCGATACCGTGAGCTGCAGCCTGATAAGGTTTGTTTCACACACACCTACAGAGCAGCCATACCAGCAGGCCTCACATGCAACAGAACTTTGTCCTCTGAATCAGTTTTCCCCTGAACTTCTCAGCATCCTTATAGTAGGATAGTTGggctctgaaatggaaaaaaatgataACCAAAACCCAACCCTGAACTAAACACCATTTCcttatttggggtttttctgaaACTTTAGCCCATAAAGGAGATTTAGAAGGTGGGTTGTTTGAATTCTCAATCTCTTTCCATCACTGCTTACACACTTAGCAGTCTCTTCTCACATTATTTCCTCCTAAACCAGTCACAACCATCCAGAGGTAACCATGTACAGTCTTGAAGCTCTTCCCTCtagtcctgtcccttgttccctgggagcagagcctgacatcccctggctgccccctcctgtCAGGCAGTTGTGCACACCcagaaggtccctcctgagcctcttttcctccaggctgagcccctcagctccctcagctgcctcttcACAAGCTGTAATCTGGGTTGAGTTTAATTTATTGCATGATCCACCTTCACCTTGTGCCTTTTGGGTTCTCCAGGTAGagcctttccttctttcctcccagGAAATGAATCTGGATTAATATGCAGACCTTACAGAACCCTGTGAGGCCCCTAAAATACCAGGGGTGGTGTATCAAACATCCATATGTCAGGGGAGGGGGGAGTGGTGTTTTAgccttggattttcaggggttttGGCAGAACATGGAGATATCTGAGGGTCCAGACTCTCTTGCAGCACCTGCAAGGAAGGATAGTGGGATTTTTGTGTGGGATTTCTCTGTGCTTGACAGCCTGGAGCTTCAGGGGCTCTGTGGGGTGAGGCAAAGGGACGTGAGCTCATGTCATTCCCCATCCTGACAGGCTCCTGAGTGCACACTGACTCCCCCCTGCCAACTGCCAAGCCTGGGTGATGTCACTGAGGGATGTTCTGGTGGCAGCACAGTTACCAGCTCCAGCTACGCACAGAGCAAACGTGGTGACAACTGCAGATGCCACCTCTTCTTGTGGGTGTGACAGCATCACTGTCACTGCgtgtggaggcaaaggcagactGAAAACAGCAATGTGGGCTGCAAAGCAGAACCCAGCAAAGCAAaatccagcccctcctgccacGGAACAGGTAGCTCAGCCCAGGACTCCAGCTGCCTCATAATGCACATTTGAAAGAATTTGAGCTGCCAGTCTGACAATAAAATGCACTTCCCaaaggctgagctgcagcacagaggcTTCCAGGCTAAACCGAGGGAGTCCCATGAGTAAATGTCCAGTTTAGGTATCAATTCTTAGCCTCTGCTCTGTCacagtgtcactgtcatattttctgaaaaatccctttgccaggatttcttctcctgggaagctgagaagcctcaaagaagaatgaaaacaataattatctgattgcttctccctgttttgctgctttggaatgtggtctggagattgtttatccaacaggtggttgtttgattggtttcatgggaattgtttttacttaatgaccaatcagggtcaggctgtgtcaggactctggaagcagtcacgagttttcatcaTCATTCttttgtatcctttctctattctttagtatagttttagtatagcatttttaaatataatatcataaaagaataaattagccttctaagaacatggagtcagattctcaattcctccttcgtcctggggaccctgaaAATGCCACATCACAGCAGAGCCTGTTTGTATGGCAAGGTGCAAAAGCAGCACCCAGCAGGCATGGTCAGAGCTAGGGCTGAAACACAGACACCTGCTGCCATAAAGGGAGGTCTGTGCATGGTTATCCCACactgcagcaggaaaaaaagaTGTCATTTAAACTTTTAAACTCACAGGCTGAAATTTATTTATCTGTTTTGTTAGTCCTTCCCTGCTGTGCTCTCTTCTGCCATACAGACAGGGCCTGCCTTGCTTCAGGTCTAGTAGAGCTTCTGTCTCTTACCCTGGCTGAGAAAGTATGGGTTTGGGTATCACTTTAACCTGTAGGTTTGAGAGCCCTTGGGAAAGAAGGACATCAATTCCAGGAGGCAGCTGGAAGAACAAAAATAGAAGGACTTGCCTGAGCCGATCAGCAGGCCAGGGGAAGGGCCAGAAGCTGCTCAGCACTTCTGTCCCTCAGCACAGCCCCCTTTTC of the Melospiza melodia melodia isolate bMelMel2 chromosome 4, bMelMel2.pri, whole genome shotgun sequence genome contains:
- the LOC134417208 gene encoding killer cell lectin-like receptor subfamily F member 1 isoform X1, encoding MAGDVTYAAVAMLPRERPRAPPGTPNPGNTITYAELHVKPQPQGSSRAETSAPGCQHRSSAWFYVALVLAVLVLILLGIVAIQAKQFLKGIAGKSGSLPQYGLNSTSSDISSERTVSAALLKQLVEELCEDGQGTTCELCPPGWQLHRGRCYFFSEEARSWEDSQKNCLARKSQLLVFEDEIEMEFIDSKDKDTKYIWIGSDIEDMEKTQSSVEDHRVKEKSRTALKSTEGDKNCAVYRRKNLIQTDNCQTLKEWICKKNATLLVL
- the LOC134417208 gene encoding killer cell lectin-like receptor subfamily F member 1 isoform X2, which encodes MAGDVTYAAVAMLPRERPRAPPGTPNPGNTITYAELHVKPQPQGSSRAETSAPGCQHRSSAWFYVALVLAVLVLILLGIVAIQAKQFLKGIAGKSGSLPQYGLNSTSSDISSERTVSAALLKQLVEELCEDGQGTTCELCPPGWQLHRGRCYFFSEEARSWEDSQKNCLARKSQLLVFEDEIEMEFIDSKDKDTKYIWIGSDIEDMEKTQSSVEDHRVKEKRTALKSTEGDKNCAVYRRKNLIQTDNCQTLKEWICKKNATLLVL